AACAATAGTTTAACGCCTTGAATGTTAACGTCATCTATGCTCTTAACAACCCTAGCTAAATTTTTCCTATCAAGGTAATAATAGAACTTAACCTGGTCTAAGAATAATTCTAAAGAGAAGTTAGTCGACCTTGTAGGTGTTCCGTAAAGAGCTGTTAGCTCATCACTCCTCTCATCCCAGGTATTCACATGGGGGAAAATTGAGGCAAATACCAAAGAATCATATTCTTTAAGCATTTTTATACTAGATTGTATATTACCATTAATTACGTCAATTCCTTGTTGATTTGAATACGCTAGATCCTCGTGTAGGTCTATTAATTTCATTTTTACCTCCGAAGAATCTATAATACAAATAAATATTTAAAAACATAACGACACCAGAAATGAAAAACGGTAAGTCAATCTCTGACTCTGAGAAGAGATAGCCAGTAATGCTTGTAGATGCAGAAGATGAAGCTAATCTAGTAACTTGATTAATTCCCATAGCTCTCCCTACTTCGTCTTCACTTACCATTTGCGTCATAGCTCTTTGTTGTATTGGCAAAGATAAAATTCTCATTGCAGGGAGAATTAGATATATCCCTAGAGAAACAGAAAAGATTCTTATGATAGGCATTATTACGGATAGTACACCGGCAATGCCTCTAGTAACAGCAATGCTCATTAGGAAACCCATTTTCTTATCTATATAAGGTGCTAAAAGAATTAAGACGGAAGCTATTAAGCTACTATAGAAAGTATAGATGGACATCTCAGACTTAGGAACATGATAGACCAGTATGAAAAACGGTATTAGGAATGGGGTTATTAAACCCACAGAGAAGCCATTTAACACTCCAGTGATTGAAAACTTGCCAATGACAACTTTACTCTTTAGGGAAGCAGAATGAGCCCTTATATTCTTACTTTTAACTGGAATTAAAGCTATAACAGAGATGAAAGCTAAAAGCATGGCTATCATGAATCCTTCATCTACCTTAAAGAATCCAGCAATATAAGCCCCAACTGAAGCAGCGATCCCAGATAGGAAAGTGAATAGAGAGAAGTAAAATGTCCTGTTCGTCTCATCTGTTAATTCAGTAAGTAACGCATTTTGTATCGGAGCCACAATACCTCCAATACCACCTCCTGCTACTGCTCCAGTGGCTGAGTAGCCACCTAAAGCGGATGCTATAAATAAGGATATTAGAGAGTGATTTAAAACAATTAGCATTGCGCTAAGTGGCAATAGGAATGATGCTAAAATTAGAGAGTACTTTCTACCATAGAGATCTGCAATATATCCTACTATTAAGCCTAGTACAGCGGTTGAGAGGGTGCCAACAGTGTATGCGAAACCTAAAATTAAGGAAGAATACTTTAACTCTAAGAGAACTAGATAAGGTAAAATTACGAATATTATACCAGCTGATAAGCTTCTAAAAATCCTTGCAATAATCAAGGAAAAAATGCTTATCCTATCCATGCATTATAAGATACATTTGTTAGTTAAATAACTAATGTATCTTCACTCTTCCTCTTCTTCCTCCTTAATAGTGACCTCAACTCTCTTTTCAGCTTCTTCGACTGCTTTCTTCATCTCCTCTATTTCTTTCTGTGGCAATGGCTCCACGGACGCTTTAAAATTGGTAATTTTTAAATACTTATCCCATTGCACTATAATGCCATTGTCAGTTATATCCATTGGGTGTCTAACCATAGATATCTTAGTATCTCTCATTTTCCATACAATTATTGACCTATACATTATACCCTCAATTTCATCTAGATCTAACCTTATTATACCATCAACTGCATGCTCAACACCAGGCCCACCAAATCCCCTTTCTCCGACTGATACTTGACTTACGAAAATTGCAGTACAGCCTAATCCGGATATAACCCTCTTTAACATCATTACTATGCTTCTAGCCATCGCCGGTTTAGTTAAATATAAGGTACTTACGGAGTCTATAACTACCCTAGTTGCATTTAGGTCCTTTATAGCACTTCTCAAAATATCCGACAGTTCCTTAGCGTCATCAACATTCTTAACCACGTACTTCTCTCTTTGCGCAGTGCTTCCGTAGCCTCCAGTAAATGCGTCGATTATAGCGAACTTTCCTTCTTTTTCATATTTTTTAACGTCCCATCCGAAGTGTTCAAAACTTCTTAATACTGATACTGGGTGTTCCTCTAAGGCTACAAATACTCCGCTCTCACCATTAGTCAGACCATTATAGAGGAATTGTTTTCCCAATATGGATTTTCCAGTACCTGGTCCTCCAGATACAAGAACTATATGCCTATCCGGAATCCCTCCATAGAGTATCTCATCCAATCCTGGGATATAGGTTCTTATTCTTCTACTAGCCATATGTTATTTAATAGAATTTCCATGTTATAAAACTAGCGCGTTCTTAATTATTAATTAAATTAACTCGTTCTCATAACCCTACTGAGTACTTCAAAAAGTTCATTAGAAATAAGTTATAAAAACTGTGCAGACAAAATAATGGAATAAAATTTATTATGATACAAAAATTGTGGAAGACATAAGGTGATTAAGTAATACATGAACAAAGCAATACATAGGATAGAATTCCATAAATAATATTTGGTGACGTATTTTTAATGTTAACAATTTAGGACTTACTTATATTAAGTAAAGAACTTGGCATTTACTTCGTTTTCCTAGGAATATGAGTTATTTGAGGTGAAATATGTGAGTTTTTCGTATGAGGATTAACGTAAATAAACCCATAGACAATATTTATAAGGAATAATGGATAACTTTTCTCTTTCTATTTTATATTCTCTCATTTTAAAAATTATTTTGAGATATTAGCCATTTTTATCTGAGGTAATTAAAGGTGTTTAAGAAAATTAAGCTTCATAAGAACGTGAAAACACATATAATGTCATTTCTCGAAAGTTATCTTAATGGAAAGTGAGAATTACAGCAATTCTAATGAGTTTAGTTTAGATTCTTCTTATGGTAATTTGAAAAGGAAAATTGATGAAATAATAAAAAATCATAAGATTATTTTCTTCATTCCCTCAGGTTCGAATAGGTATAAGCTAATTAGCGATCTCAAAAAATCATATTCCAATTTATACGTAATTGGTTATAAGCAACACGAGGGAGTAGACTACGTACTGGAAAAAGTAGATAGTAATATCGTAGATCATATAGGAAGGAAGCTATCAGAAAATATGATCATTATAGCCATACCTCGTGATACAACTACAGCGTTTCATCTCGCGAGGTATTTCTCAAGTTCGAGTTTAGGCAATCAAACAATAGTTTATTACTTACCAGCTCTTCATGAGGATATAATCGGAAAAAAGAATATAGATGAATGGTTACTTATTAATCATGAGCATCTCAAAAATTCTTTAAATGAAATAAATATTGGACCTCGATTAAAAGGTTTAAATATTAAACTTTATCAGAATCCGAATTCAAATGATAAAGAAGCTGTTGAAAAGATTAGAAAGCTAGGTAAAGAGTTTATGGGGATCAAAAAGTTACTTGCAGAAATTAGCAGTGATACTGCAATTCCTATTTGGACTATTGTAGTGCTGTCATCCTTTATAAAGAGTATATTCTTGATCGACGTATTAGCTATCTTATTGGAAAGCCTAAATGATAGATTATTACCAAAATTTATAGAACGTTTACGTAAAAAAATTAAAAAGCAAGAAAATGTTTTTCTCAATTATCTGGCTGAAAATAAGGAACTCAAGAAGAATTTCGTAGAAGATTTAGCTCAATTTATAATAACAGTTAAGGAGGCAAAAGATTACGTCAATGATGATCGCTACGAAGCATTAGTTGATGAGATAGCCTCCAGTTGGGGATTGACAATAGATGAGTTCAAGATATTCATAAATAACATTTCAAAATTGATAGAATCAAATATAGTTACAGAAGCAGATGTGAAAAAACTCAATGAACAAATAGATAATAGAATTTCTGAGAAAATAAAAAAACTGAAAGTGATGCTAAATGCAATAGGGTTTTATGACAGTCCCGATAGTTGGTTTATATATTCTAAGAATGGCAAGTGGGTAATAAAGTGGGATAATACTGAACTAGTAACTGAAGGAATTTTTAATGAAATGGCTAACAAGATACTTAGTAAAATTGAGAGAGATGGTAGCAATTTAATCGTAATAAAGGGATCTATGGGCAGTGGGAAGTCTAGATTAGCGGAATATGTGATGGCAAATCTCCTCAAAAAAGGATGGTCTATTTATTACCCTTCTAGTATAAATGAAATTATAAATAGAAATATCAAAAATACTTTAATAAGAATGGGAGAAGAGAAATATCCAATAGCAATCTTGTTTGACGTTTTTCCGCCAGAACTCTATGGAGATAATAGAGGAGAGGTTGCAAGACTAGGGAGTGTAAATAATCTATATGAATCCATAACTGAAAATGTAAATTTATTAGTAGATCTGTCAACGAAGTTTGAAATCCCAGTTCTTATAGTAATGCCCTCTAATATTTATGATGTATTACAAAGTAAATTAAGCTCAGAAAAGAAAAGGTACCTTAAGGAAAATATAATCGATTTTGATGAGGAATTCAATAAAAGTGTTAATTCAACTTTAGAATTTATTAAAGGTATTATTGAAACCTATAGCCACTGTAAAGACTCTACAAAAAATGAAATATTAGGTAAATTAATATTAAAAGAGTTCAAAGGCAATTACGCATTAATAAGTAAGTACGTCGGATTAGTCATTAATGAAACAAATTGTAAAATCGATAATGTTGAGCAAATAATAGGTAAGGCTAAAGGAGACGTAAATTCACTTATTGCTTTAATTATTTGGGAAGTTTATTTTAGATCAGATAAGAGGATAGCAAGTTATCTAGCCGTTCCTTTAATAATTAGGGGAAAATTTGGGGCTATACCAATGAAATTCTTCGAAGAACCTGTAACTATTAAGAATATTGACAATGAAGTTAGGCTTGAGTACATAGATTATTACACCACAATCGGTGGTAATGCTCAGCAAGCAAAATACTTCATTAGGTGGCTATCCATGAGAAAAGAGGACCTTGTTGAGAATATATTACGAGACTTAATAGTTAACAACGCTAGTAGCGTAAATGAAGAGGTTAAAGAGGTAGTTGAACCCCTTATAGACGCCTTAAATGACGCGAAGAATAAAATGGGTAAAATAAGTGTGGATAGGGAGGAAGCAATAACGCAGATAACCCTTAAAAGTTTCATTCACTACCTAAACGAAATTGAGATGGATGAACAAGCTAAGAGGAGATTCCTATATATTTTAGGCTCAGCGATAAGTGATTATCCCGTCGAAGCCATTCAAAAATTCAAAGAGACGTATAGTAATGTCTTTCCCATTACCGATAAGCATAAAATGGATAAATTACTCTTAGTAGAGTCATCAGATGGCTACTATGTTCCTCAAATATTCTATGAATTATTCAGTAACTTTGTTTTAAGTGAAGGTAGGAAAGATTTAGAAAAATCTATAGAAAGTAATAACACTACTTTAGAAACTATATCATTGACAAATATAGTTAATAAAGTGGGAAGCGATTTTCTCTGTTCCGAAATAAATAGAGTAACCAATAGAATACAAGAAAGTAAGGTCGGATTGCCACTAATTCCCTATCTTGCTGGCTTATCCCTATTGGGAATGACAGCACAAAGTGGATGTATAAATGACGCTTTGTACCTATCGAACATTGCAATCCCGCAGATGTTAGTTGGCGGATACAAATTAATATGGTATTTAATTATTTTAGCAAATCAAGTTTCAAGAGTATTAAGAAGAAAAGATAAAAATCTTCTAATAGATAATGTTTCACCTGTTCTTTATTCATTAACTCTACGATATAGTTTAGAACCAAGACATACGGACTTATGTAAACAATTAGTATGGCTTCTAAATGGAATTAGTTATGGCGTCACCTTTCAATGGTCAATTGCATGGCTCATTAAGACTTATAATCTATTGTCCACTCTATGTAGCGTCCCCAAAGAAGTCGCACAAAATATACTACTAAAAAAAGGCAAAATAACAGACCCTGGATTAATGTCTATACTGAATATAGATTCGCTTGAATCTGAGATAATAACATCGATTAATTCTGGAAAATTAGACGAAGCGGAGAGTAAAATAAGGGATCTCGAAAATCAATTAAAAGGGGTATCTATTACAAATGAAGTGAGGGAATACCTAAGATGGCATGACCTTGATGTAACTTATGAAGAATTTATCAATGATTTAATTAACAACACATCAGCGTTTATTAACGGTTACCGCGGTAGAATTTATTTTTTAAAAGGCTTAGCCAGTGATGATCCATCTTATCTGAGACAAGCAATTAATTTTTATCAAAATGCGTCACGTAATCCAAAAGAAATTGGAAATTATCTATCTTATAAACCATTTGAAATTATGTTAAAGATGCTAATTACTGATTCAATTACTCAATTAGATACGTCTGAACTCCAAATTACTACAGACGTACAGACTCTATGGAATAATATCGTAAACAATTTTATTAATGTGTTAATCATGAGCTTAACCATACCTTCAACAGCCCTAGCATATTATATTATATTGCTTGCACTGACTGGAAAGGAATACCAAGATTTAATGGCAAATTACGGTTCGCTATTAAATTTTGCAAGTGAGTCTAAGGTTCTAACTCAACTTATGCTCACGATATTAGGCGATAAAAATCAAATAACTCCCTCGAAAAATGAAGTATTAAAAGTCTTTAAACCCGATATGAACCCAGTTTATCTTCCAGCACTGGAATACACTACAATGCTTAACACTAACAATTTTGATAGCTTTATAGACGAATGTATGAAACTTGACGCAATTCACAAACTTATTTGCCAAGAAATCATACTTTCAATTAAACAAAAGAAAAAACCACCAATTCCATTAAATTTCAAAAGACCGTTAGAGATTCAACATAATGAAGTCCAATCTATTTTAAATAGCCTAAGTAATGAGCAGATTGTGGAGATCCTAGCACCCAAATCGTTATTGTCAAGACTTCCCTTTATCTTACTCTCCATAATCGAGAATAATTGTAAATTAGCTAAGGCTCATATACTCCATGAGGTTCTAAATACTTCATATAAATACTATGAGAGAATCCTAAAAGATCTATATGTAAGTCTTGGAGATGAGTGTACAATAAATGACAATGCCAAACTACTACTAGCCAAATTATTTTACCTCTCATTACTTTAACCAAATCTCTAGTATATTTTCTTTTCTCCGAGGACATAATTATCATTGATATTGCGTATCTTAACCTTAATATGAATAAAGAAATTAATATATAATTATAAGTAAAAAACTAATATAAAATAATTTTCTTAATAACTCTAATATTGAAATATCATCTGAAATATATCTAATAATTTTCTTAATTGAGTTGTTAATAAAAATATATAAATTGTAATCATGAACTGCACTTCAACCAGAATTATTTTTGGCTTACAGAATGGAGACTTAAGCCACCATGAGCTATATAAAAATCATAAAAGCGTTATTGCTATCAACTTGTTCTCAGTCATCTCAAGCATTGTATCTCTAACACCTTCTCTTCCAATACCAGTCTTCTTGAAACCTCCAAATGGCAATGAATCCCATCTTAATCTAGTACTATCGTTTATAATAACTGCACCAAACTTCAATTCTCTACTTATCTTTAGAGCCCTATTCACGTCGTTGGAAAAGATGGCAGATTGTAACCCATAATCCGTTGAATTAGCTATTTGAATAGCTTCTTCATCACTTCTTACACTAACAATAGGTGCTACTGGTCCAAACACTTCGCTCTTTAATACTAACATATCCAATGATGGGTTTTCCACGACTGTTAATGGGAAGAAGTAACCACTCTCTGGTCCTTTATTTAACACTTCCACTTTCCCACCCTTTGACTTAGCATCTTCAATCACACTGCTCAAGTTCTCAAAAC
The nucleotide sequence above comes from Sulfolobus tengchongensis. Encoded proteins:
- a CDS encoding KaiC domain-containing protein, with product MASRRIRTYIPGLDEILYGGIPDRHIVLVSGGPGTGKSILGKQFLYNGLTNGESGVFVALEEHPVSVLRSFEHFGWDVKKYEKEGKFAIIDAFTGGYGSTAQREKYVVKNVDDAKELSDILRSAIKDLNATRVVIDSVSTLYLTKPAMARSIVMMLKRVISGLGCTAIFVSQVSVGERGFGGPGVEHAVDGIIRLDLDEIEGIMYRSIIVWKMRDTKISMVRHPMDITDNGIIVQWDKYLKITNFKASVEPLPQKEIEEMKKAVEEAEKRVEVTIKEEEEEE
- a CDS encoding MFS transporter, whose amino-acid sequence is MDRISIFSLIIARIFRSLSAGIIFVILPYLVLLELKYSSLILGFAYTVGTLSTAVLGLIVGYIADLYGRKYSLILASFLLPLSAMLIVLNHSLISLFIASALGGYSATGAVAGGGIGGIVAPIQNALLTELTDETNRTFYFSLFTFLSGIAASVGAYIAGFFKVDEGFMIAMLLAFISVIALIPVKSKNIRAHSASLKSKVVIGKFSITGVLNGFSVGLITPFLIPFFILVYHVPKSEMSIYTFYSSLIASVLILLAPYIDKKMGFLMSIAVTRGIAGVLSVIMPIIRIFSVSLGIYLILPAMRILSLPIQQRAMTQMVSEDEVGRAMGINQVTRLASSSASTSITGYLFSESEIDLPFFISGVVMFLNIYLYYRFFGGKNEINRPTRGSSVFKSTRN